The Microbulbifer sp. YPW1 genome contains a region encoding:
- the rplL gene encoding 50S ribosomal protein L7/L12 produces the protein MSLTKEDIINAIAEMSVKDVVELIEAMEEKFGVTAAAAVMAGPAGGEAAAEEKDEFDVILASAGDKKVNVIKAVRGITGLGLKEAKALVDGAPSPLKEGVSKDEAEAAKKELEEAGATVELK, from the coding sequence ATGTCTCTGACTAAAGAAGATATCATCAATGCGATCGCTGAAATGTCTGTTAAGGACGTTGTTGAGCTGATCGAAGCTATGGAAGAGAAGTTCGGCGTAACCGCAGCTGCTGCTGTTATGGCTGGACCGGCTGGCGGCGAAGCTGCTGCAGAAGAAAAGGACGAGTTCGACGTAATCCTGGCCTCTGCTGGCGACAAGAAAGTGAACGTGATCAAAGCTGTTCGCGGCATCACTGGTCTGGGCCTGAAAGAAGCCAAAGCTCTGGTAGACGGCGCTCCGAGCCCGCTGAAAGAAGGCGTGTCCAAAGACGAAGCCGAAGCAGCGAAGAAAGAGCTGGAAGAAGCTGGCGCTACCGTAGAACTGAAGTAA
- the rplJ gene encoding 50S ribosomal protein L10, with protein MAIGLVDKKAIVAEVQQAAEGALSAVVADSRGVTVNDMTALRKEARENGVWLKVVRNTLARRALAGTEFECLIENFVGPSIIAFSNEHPGAGARILKEFAKGNDKLELKGAAFEGVATDIALLASLPTYDEAIAKLMSCMKEASAGKLVRTIAAVRDQKEQEAA; from the coding sequence ATGGCTATTGGACTCGTAGACAAGAAAGCGATTGTCGCGGAAGTCCAGCAGGCTGCTGAGGGTGCTCTGTCGGCGGTGGTTGCGGATTCCCGCGGCGTTACCGTGAACGACATGACTGCCCTGCGCAAAGAGGCTCGCGAGAACGGCGTTTGGTTGAAAGTCGTCCGCAATACTCTGGCGCGTCGCGCTCTGGCCGGTACCGAATTCGAATGTCTCATTGAGAACTTCGTCGGTCCCAGCATCATTGCTTTCTCTAACGAACACCCGGGTGCCGGCGCGCGCATCCTGAAAGAGTTCGCTAAGGGCAATGACAAGCTGGAGCTGAAAGGTGCCGCCTTCGAAGGCGTAGCGACTGACATCGCTCTGTTGGCAAGCCTGCCGACTTACGATGAAGCAATCGCGAAGCTGATGAGCTGCATGAAAGAAGCCTCTGCTGGCAAACTGGTTCGCACTATAGCGGCCGTTCGCGACCAAAAAGAGCAGGAAGCTGCGTAA
- the rplA gene encoding 50S ribosomal protein L1, producing MAKLTKRQRAIAEKIEAGKAYGIDEAVALLKEFSNVKFAETVDAAINLGIDPRKSDQAVRGATTLPHGTGKEVRVAVFTQGANADAAKEAGADLVGMDELAAEVKAGKMDFDVVVASPDAMRVVGQLGQILGPRGLMPNPKTGTVTPDVATAVKNAKAGQVRFRADKGGIIHGGIGKVAFDANLLKENLEALVADLKKAKPASAKGVYLKKITLSTTMGPGLTIDQASLDVK from the coding sequence GTGGCTAAATTGACCAAGCGTCAGCGTGCTATCGCTGAAAAAATTGAAGCTGGCAAAGCATACGGCATCGATGAAGCTGTTGCGCTGCTGAAAGAGTTTTCCAACGTCAAGTTCGCGGAAACTGTTGATGCTGCCATCAACCTGGGTATCGACCCGCGTAAATCCGACCAGGCTGTACGTGGCGCGACCACTCTGCCGCACGGTACCGGTAAAGAAGTACGCGTTGCCGTATTTACCCAGGGTGCCAATGCCGACGCCGCTAAAGAAGCTGGCGCCGACCTGGTAGGTATGGACGAGCTGGCTGCTGAAGTTAAAGCTGGCAAGATGGATTTCGACGTGGTTGTGGCTTCTCCGGACGCCATGCGCGTTGTTGGCCAGCTGGGCCAGATCCTCGGTCCGCGTGGCCTGATGCCGAACCCGAAAACCGGTACCGTTACCCCGGACGTTGCTACTGCCGTTAAAAATGCCAAGGCTGGTCAGGTGCGTTTCCGCGCTGACAAAGGCGGCATCATCCACGGTGGTATCGGCAAGGTGGCGTTCGACGCAAACCTGCTGAAGGAAAACCTGGAAGCGCTGGTAGCTGACCTGAAAAAGGCCAAGCCGGCTTCCGCGAAAGGCGTGTATCTGAAGAAGATCACCCTGAGCACTACCATGGGCCCGGGTCTGACCATCGACCAGGCTTCTCTGGACGTTAAATAA
- the rplK gene encoding 50S ribosomal protein L11, protein MAKKIEAYIKLQVKAGQANPSPPVGPALGQHGVNIMEFCKAFNAQTQSLEPGLPVPVVISVYSDRSFTFIMKSPPAAVLLRKAAKIKSGSGRPNTEKVGKVTRAQIEEIVEMKKADLTASDMDAAVRTIAGSARSAGIEVEGV, encoded by the coding sequence ATGGCTAAGAAAATTGAAGCTTACATCAAGCTGCAAGTGAAGGCCGGTCAGGCCAACCCGAGTCCGCCCGTTGGTCCTGCACTGGGTCAGCACGGCGTGAACATCATGGAGTTCTGTAAGGCGTTCAACGCACAGACTCAGAGCCTGGAGCCGGGCCTGCCGGTACCGGTAGTGATCTCTGTATACAGCGATCGCTCCTTCACCTTCATCATGAAATCTCCGCCCGCCGCAGTTCTGCTGCGCAAGGCTGCCAAGATCAAGAGCGGTTCCGGCCGCCCGAACACTGAGAAAGTGGGCAAAGTGACCCGCGCTCAGATCGAAGAGATCGTGGAAATGAAGAAGGCAGACCTGACTGCATCCGATATGGATGCAGCGGTGCGCACCATCGCTGGTTCCGCCCGCAGTGCCGGTATCGAAGTGGAGGGTGTGTAA
- the nusG gene encoding transcription termination/antitermination protein NusG, whose product MAKHWYVVQAYSGYEKRVKTSLKERIELHEMDHLFGEVLVPTEEVVEMRAGQKRKSERKFFPGYVLVEMELNDDTWHLVKETPRVLGFIGGKADKPAPITDREAQAILNRIDDSVDKPKPKTLFEPGEMVRVIDGPFNDFNGVVEEVNYEKSRLRVAVLIFGRSTPVELEFGQVEKN is encoded by the coding sequence ATGGCAAAGCATTGGTATGTAGTTCAGGCTTACTCCGGCTATGAGAAGCGTGTAAAGACTTCTCTCAAGGAGCGCATTGAGCTGCACGAGATGGATCACCTCTTCGGAGAGGTGTTGGTCCCCACCGAGGAAGTGGTGGAAATGCGTGCCGGTCAGAAGCGCAAAAGTGAGCGCAAGTTCTTCCCTGGCTACGTGCTGGTGGAAATGGAGCTCAATGACGACACCTGGCACCTGGTTAAAGAGACTCCGCGTGTGCTGGGTTTCATCGGTGGCAAGGCGGACAAGCCTGCACCGATTACCGATCGCGAAGCTCAGGCTATCCTGAATCGCATCGATGATTCCGTTGATAAGCCCAAGCCCAAGACGCTGTTTGAGCCGGGTGAAATGGTTCGCGTTATCGACGGTCCGTTTAATGATTTCAACGGTGTGGTTGAAGAGGTCAATTACGAGAAGAGTCGCCTGCGGGTGGCGGTATTGATCTTCGGTCGCTCCACGCCGGTAGAGCTGGAATTCGGTCAGGTAGAAAAGAACTGA
- the secE gene encoding preprotein translocase subunit SecE codes for MNAKVEAKTFRLDGLKWLVVVLLVGAAVAGNSYYAEIPLLYRVLAIVALCLAAVFVAVQTEKGNSFWNLLREAQNEVRRVVWPTRQEATQTTLIVVVFVLLMAVILWALDSGLGWAASKIIG; via the coding sequence ATGAATGCTAAAGTAGAGGCGAAAACCTTTCGTCTTGACGGCCTTAAGTGGCTGGTAGTGGTGCTGCTTGTTGGTGCTGCTGTGGCGGGCAATTCCTACTACGCCGAAATCCCCCTGCTGTATCGTGTGCTGGCAATCGTTGCGCTTTGCCTGGCGGCTGTATTTGTTGCAGTGCAGACCGAGAAGGGTAATTCCTTCTGGAATCTGTTGCGGGAGGCGCAGAATGAAGTGCGCCGCGTAGTTTGGCCGACTCGTCAGGAAGCGACCCAGACCACTTTGATTGTGGTGGTGTTCGTGCTGCTGATGGCTGTCATTCTGTGGGCGCTGGATTCCGGCCTCGGTTGGGCTGCCTCCAAGATCATTGGCTAA
- the tuf gene encoding elongation factor Tu translates to MAKEKFERSKPHVNVGTIGHVDHGKTTLTAALTRVCAEVWGGSAVAFDGIDNAPEERERGITIATSHVEYESPTRHYAHVDCPGHADYVKNMITGAAQMDGAILVCSAADGPMPQTREHILLSRQVGVPYIVVFLNKADMVDDEELLELVEMEVRELLDQYEFPGDDTPIITGSALMALNGEDDNEMGTTAVKKLVETLDEYIPEPERAVDQPFLMPIEDVFSISGRGTVVTGRVERGIIRTGDEIQIVGIKETTSTTCTGVEMFRKLLDEGRAGENIGALLRGTKRDEVERGQVLAKPGSITPHTKFEAEVYVLSKDEGGRHTPFFKGYRPQFYFRTTDVTGACELPEGTEMVMPGDNVQMTVTLIAPIAMEDGLRFAIREGGRTVGAGVVAKIIE, encoded by the coding sequence ATGGCAAAAGAAAAGTTTGAACGTTCCAAGCCCCACGTGAACGTGGGCACCATTGGTCACGTTGACCATGGTAAGACCACTCTGACTGCAGCGCTGACTCGCGTGTGTGCCGAAGTGTGGGGCGGCTCTGCCGTTGCCTTCGATGGTATCGATAACGCACCGGAAGAGCGTGAGCGCGGTATCACCATTGCCACCTCTCACGTTGAATACGAGTCTCCGACCCGTCACTACGCGCACGTAGACTGCCCGGGACACGCCGACTACGTTAAGAATATGATCACCGGTGCTGCTCAGATGGACGGCGCTATCCTGGTGTGTTCCGCAGCTGACGGCCCCATGCCGCAGACTCGTGAGCACATCCTGCTGTCTCGTCAGGTAGGTGTACCGTACATCGTGGTATTCCTGAACAAAGCCGACATGGTTGACGACGAAGAGCTGCTGGAGCTGGTTGAGATGGAAGTTCGCGAACTTCTGGACCAGTACGAGTTCCCGGGTGACGACACTCCGATCATCACCGGTTCTGCTCTGATGGCGCTGAACGGCGAAGACGACAACGAAATGGGTACCACCGCTGTTAAGAAGCTGGTTGAAACCCTGGACGAGTACATCCCGGAGCCGGAGCGTGCGGTAGATCAGCCGTTCCTGATGCCGATCGAAGACGTATTCTCTATCTCTGGTCGCGGTACCGTAGTAACCGGTCGTGTAGAGCGTGGCATCATCCGCACTGGTGACGAGATCCAGATCGTTGGTATCAAAGAGACCACTTCTACCACCTGTACCGGTGTTGAAATGTTCCGCAAACTGCTCGACGAAGGTCGTGCTGGTGAGAACATCGGCGCCCTGCTGCGCGGTACCAAGCGTGACGAAGTAGAGCGTGGTCAGGTACTGGCCAAGCCGGGCTCCATCACTCCGCACACCAAGTTCGAAGCGGAAGTGTATGTGCTGTCCAAGGACGAAGGTGGTCGTCACACCCCGTTCTTCAAGGGCTATCGTCCGCAGTTCTACTTCCGTACCACTGACGTGACTGGTGCGTGTGAGCTGCCGGAAGGTACCGAGATGGTAATGCCGGGCGACAACGTTCAGATGACCGTTACCCTGATCGCTCCGATCGCCATGGAAGACGGTCTGCGCTTCGCGATCCGCGAAGGTGGCCGTACCGTTGGCGCTGGCGTTGTAGCCAAAATCATCGAGTAA
- a CDS encoding SPOR domain-containing protein, with protein sequence MRWIFILLAVANLGLFAWFLSNDRPTAARVTPVIAAEEGGGISLVTEADPAALPAPEPPSKPERSAVPARNARGGAEALCTMVGPFAEAYQGEDVARRLQALEINAAMREIEMQGQMRYWVYLAPLNSSQEAFRKLRELQAAGIDSYVIPKGSLENGISFGIFSEKDRAETLTGELQDRGFAAQFREEPQTYLERWVVLAEREGASGAASLGEDFWGQLQLDYPDIGRRQNLCSEIRTAQEE encoded by the coding sequence ATGCGCTGGATATTTATTTTGTTGGCGGTTGCCAATCTCGGTCTGTTTGCCTGGTTCCTGTCCAACGACAGACCAACTGCGGCGCGCGTGACGCCGGTAATCGCGGCGGAAGAGGGGGGGGGTATTTCGCTGGTCACCGAGGCCGATCCCGCCGCGTTGCCTGCGCCTGAACCGCCGTCAAAGCCGGAGCGGTCTGCGGTACCGGCGCGGAATGCCCGTGGCGGGGCGGAGGCACTGTGCACAATGGTGGGCCCATTCGCCGAAGCCTATCAGGGGGAAGATGTGGCGCGACGCCTGCAGGCGCTTGAGATAAATGCCGCCATGCGCGAGATAGAAATGCAGGGGCAGATGCGCTACTGGGTATACCTGGCGCCGCTGAATTCCTCTCAGGAAGCCTTTCGCAAACTGCGTGAGCTGCAGGCGGCGGGTATCGACAGCTATGTGATACCCAAGGGATCGCTGGAAAACGGCATCTCGTTCGGTATTTTTTCTGAGAAAGATCGTGCCGAGACCCTGACAGGTGAACTGCAGGATCGCGGTTTCGCGGCACAGTTTCGCGAGGAGCCACAGACGTATCTGGAACGCTGGGTAGTGCTCGCGGAGCGCGAGGGCGCTTCCGGAGCGGCTTCTTTGGGTGAGGATTTCTGGGGTCAGCTGCAGCTGGATTATCCGGATATCGGCCGCCGCCAGAACCTGTGCAGTGAGATTCGTACCGCCCAAGAGGAGTAG
- a CDS encoding type III pantothenate kinase, translated as MRILELDQGNTRAKWRLIETGAGAADPVVLARGAFAPGPWWEASEPPAAWGEHAPQRVRVANVAGATVEQCIASHVQQHLGARPEFARVTPECGGVRCAYREESKLGVDRWLAVLAAYRRRPAPALVVDCGSAVTLDLLGGDGQHLGGYIVPGLGLMRRALYSDTDAVKVDPPDSQPTSLDPGCNTRDAVDRGLPVMVLGAVERVYDDLAHRCAVSGHASPRLLFCGGDGGMLAPLCDRPGEWAEDLVMEGLALTNP; from the coding sequence GTGAGAATACTCGAACTGGACCAGGGAAATACCCGCGCCAAGTGGCGTCTTATCGAAACCGGCGCGGGTGCCGCTGATCCCGTGGTCCTCGCGCGCGGCGCGTTTGCGCCAGGGCCCTGGTGGGAGGCATCGGAGCCCCCCGCGGCCTGGGGCGAGCACGCCCCGCAAAGGGTCCGGGTGGCGAATGTGGCGGGCGCGACCGTCGAGCAATGTATCGCTTCTCACGTGCAGCAGCATCTCGGAGCTCGGCCGGAGTTTGCCCGGGTTACGCCGGAGTGCGGAGGGGTGCGCTGCGCGTACAGGGAAGAGTCAAAGCTCGGGGTGGATCGCTGGCTGGCAGTGCTGGCAGCGTATCGGCGCCGCCCCGCGCCGGCGCTGGTGGTCGACTGCGGCAGTGCCGTCACCCTGGACCTTCTGGGGGGCGATGGTCAGCATCTTGGGGGGTACATCGTTCCGGGGCTGGGGTTGATGCGCCGCGCTCTGTATAGCGACACCGATGCGGTAAAAGTAGATCCGCCGGATAGCCAGCCCACTTCCCTCGATCCGGGATGTAACACGCGGGATGCGGTGGACCGCGGCTTGCCGGTCATGGTGCTCGGCGCGGTCGAGCGTGTGTACGATGATCTGGCGCACCGCTGCGCTGTGTCTGGGCACGCGAGCCCGCGCTTGCTGTTTTGTGGTGGCGACGGTGGAATGCTGGCGCCGTTGTGTGATCGTCCCGGGGAGTGGGCAGAGGATCTGGTGATGGAGGGGCTTGCGCTCACCAACCCCTAG
- the birA gene encoding bifunctional biotin--[acetyl-CoA-carboxylase] ligase/biotin operon repressor BirA produces the protein MVSRHSNEVPAGSLAALRPLLLLLADGEVHSGESLGEVLGVSRAAVWKQLQKLEPLGLQVESVKGRGYCLAGGLDLLEPESILSSLGRASLPLLGELQVFDQVDSTNARVLASLEQGSGHARVVLAEMQSAGRGRRGRTWASPFASGISLSIGWQFNGGVQLLEGLSLAVGVALARALARFEVPDVRLKWPNDVWCRGRKLAGVLLELSGDLTDRCAVVVGIGLNMRLPDAAAEAIGQPWIDLAEVCPGIPRNQLVAAMLDELLPMLADYPEGGFARWRDAWLALDQFADAEVCLQSAQQRWCGIERGVDGSGALVLECDGEHKVFHGGEVSLRPGDGAAEREVEQDSARKGQGAQG, from the coding sequence TTGGTCTCGCGTCATTCCAATGAAGTGCCGGCAGGTTCGCTGGCCGCACTGCGCCCCCTGTTGCTGCTGCTCGCCGATGGCGAGGTTCACTCCGGTGAATCCCTCGGTGAGGTACTGGGGGTGAGTCGCGCAGCGGTGTGGAAACAGTTGCAGAAGCTCGAGCCCCTGGGGCTGCAAGTGGAGTCGGTCAAGGGGCGGGGATATTGTCTCGCTGGGGGTCTGGATCTGCTGGAGCCAGAGTCGATTCTCTCTTCGCTGGGGCGTGCCAGCTTACCGCTGCTGGGCGAGCTACAGGTATTTGATCAGGTGGACTCCACCAACGCGCGGGTGCTTGCAAGCCTGGAGCAGGGAAGCGGGCACGCACGCGTGGTGCTTGCGGAAATGCAGTCCGCGGGGCGCGGCCGCCGCGGCCGCACCTGGGCGAGCCCCTTCGCCTCAGGGATCAGCCTCTCAATCGGTTGGCAGTTCAATGGCGGCGTGCAGTTGCTCGAAGGGCTGAGTCTTGCTGTCGGCGTCGCCCTGGCCCGCGCCCTGGCGCGCTTCGAGGTGCCGGATGTGCGCTTGAAATGGCCCAATGATGTCTGGTGTCGCGGCCGCAAATTGGCCGGCGTACTGCTCGAATTGAGTGGTGACCTGACCGACCGCTGCGCCGTAGTGGTCGGTATTGGCCTCAACATGCGCCTGCCTGATGCTGCGGCCGAGGCCATCGGTCAGCCGTGGATCGACCTCGCAGAGGTGTGTCCGGGTATTCCGCGTAATCAACTGGTCGCGGCGATGCTCGATGAACTGTTGCCGATGCTTGCCGACTATCCCGAGGGCGGGTTTGCCCGCTGGCGCGATGCGTGGCTGGCTCTGGATCAGTTTGCCGATGCGGAGGTCTGTCTGCAGTCCGCCCAGCAGCGCTGGTGTGGCATCGAGCGCGGGGTCGATGGCAGTGGCGCACTGGTGCTGGAATGCGACGGTGAGCACAAGGTTTTTCACGGTGGCGAGGTGTCCCTGCGTCCCGGCGATGGAGCCGCGGAGCGAGAGGTCGAGCAAGATTCGGCGCGCAAGGGGCAGGGGGCGCAAGGGTGA
- the alr gene encoding alanine racemase — MTISDHEREGLLTIDLGAIVHNYSWLRARLHGGCECGAVVKADAYGLGVAQVAPALYQAGCRTFFVATQSEGVQLRSVLDGPVTIFVLTGVRPGCERACAESGLIPVLVTTAQIQRWCDETLGFAGDNALAAPAALKVDSGMTRLGMGEDEFAHLLTKPALLRQANLQLILSHLACADEVGHAQNGHQQAAFAGMVARLREICPNVPASLANSAGICLGEDFQFEVVRPGCALYGVNPTPAQPNPMRPVVNLRLPVIQLRQVHRDSAVGYGATQTAVAGSWLAVVRGGYADGILRAQSGRGSGVAIAGEQRIPVPMLGRVSMDTTVFDVSALSGDQRAQLSLIEVLGESLTVDHMGAAAGTIGYEILTSLGHRYCRRYR, encoded by the coding sequence GTGACGATCTCCGATCACGAGCGCGAAGGGCTGCTCACTATCGACCTGGGCGCCATTGTCCATAACTACAGCTGGTTGCGTGCGCGCCTGCACGGCGGCTGCGAGTGCGGTGCGGTGGTCAAGGCGGATGCCTATGGCCTGGGCGTGGCGCAAGTGGCTCCGGCCCTGTACCAGGCCGGTTGCCGGACCTTCTTTGTCGCCACACAGAGCGAGGGCGTGCAGCTGCGATCGGTTCTGGATGGACCTGTGACTATTTTCGTTTTGACCGGTGTACGCCCGGGGTGCGAGCGCGCCTGTGCCGAGTCCGGATTGATCCCGGTGCTGGTGACGACCGCACAGATACAGCGCTGGTGTGATGAGACACTCGGTTTCGCCGGCGATAACGCGCTGGCGGCACCGGCAGCGCTGAAGGTGGATTCCGGGATGACCCGGCTGGGTATGGGCGAGGATGAATTTGCCCACCTGTTAACAAAGCCCGCGCTGTTGCGGCAGGCGAACCTGCAACTGATCCTCAGCCACCTCGCCTGTGCGGACGAGGTCGGCCACGCGCAAAACGGCCATCAGCAGGCCGCCTTTGCCGGTATGGTGGCGCGCCTGCGGGAGATCTGCCCGAACGTGCCGGCGAGTCTGGCAAACTCCGCGGGTATCTGTCTGGGTGAAGATTTCCAGTTCGAGGTGGTGCGCCCGGGGTGTGCCCTGTACGGGGTCAACCCGACGCCTGCCCAGCCCAACCCCATGCGCCCGGTCGTCAATTTGCGCCTGCCGGTAATACAGCTGCGCCAGGTACACAGGGACAGTGCGGTGGGCTACGGCGCTACGCAGACTGCGGTGGCTGGCAGCTGGCTGGCTGTGGTCAGGGGCGGATATGCCGACGGTATACTGCGCGCCCAGAGTGGTCGCGGCAGCGGCGTGGCGATTGCCGGGGAGCAGCGGATTCCCGTACCGATGCTGGGGCGCGTATCCATGGATACCACCGTGTTTGATGTCTCTGCCCTCAGTGGGGACCAGCGCGCACAGCTATCGCTGATCGAAGTGCTGGGGGAGTCATTGACGGTGGATCATATGGGCGCCGCTGCGGGCACCATTGGCTACGAGATCCTGACCTCTCTCGGTCACCGCTACTGCCGCCGTTATCGCTGA
- a CDS encoding ABC transporter permease yields the protein MSISNVIRGVKQMAPLLRKELLEAWRDRRALVMAVCFSLMFPAALAGGTIFMIKKQSEDVTRVALLGAERAPLIRERLQSPDLEVSSLDSGSPRELLAGDYDIVLEFGEDFAQRYQGFRAPPLYLYVNSSDTSSGRAQRDIQERLGALQQLVVTQRLAARGVAPRLLAPWRVETRDVSTPSSRGALILATVPGLLIMTLFVACLATAVDTSAGERERLSLEPLLLQPMAGWQIITAKTIAVASLGWLGSLLAIATLLLLMPVMPLTELGIQRATTTGGVIAMGLIMLPLALLVAVLQILLALRSQSFKDAQTQLSIFQIAPLVVLMALDIAQVKLSDSWQLLPLVGHQQWLKGLLVGGEVSPVWMVAGSLVTLGLVLAAVMVGARALRREGLLSAS from the coding sequence GTGAGTATTTCGAATGTGATCCGCGGCGTGAAACAGATGGCGCCGCTGCTGCGCAAGGAATTGCTGGAGGCGTGGCGGGACCGCCGGGCGCTGGTAATGGCGGTGTGCTTTTCCCTGATGTTTCCCGCCGCGCTGGCGGGCGGCACCATCTTCATGATCAAGAAGCAGAGCGAAGACGTTACCCGTGTCGCGCTGCTGGGCGCCGAGCGCGCGCCGCTGATCCGGGAGCGATTGCAGTCCCCGGATCTGGAAGTGTCATCGCTGGATAGTGGTTCGCCGCGGGAACTGCTCGCCGGGGATTACGATATTGTGCTGGAATTCGGTGAGGACTTTGCACAGCGCTATCAGGGATTCCGCGCGCCGCCGCTGTATCTCTACGTCAACAGTTCAGACACCAGCAGCGGGCGCGCCCAGCGGGACATACAAGAGCGCCTGGGGGCCCTGCAGCAGCTGGTGGTTACCCAGCGTCTTGCTGCGCGGGGCGTGGCGCCGCGGCTGCTGGCCCCCTGGCGTGTCGAAACCCGCGATGTCAGTACCCCTTCGAGCCGCGGTGCGTTGATTCTGGCCACAGTGCCCGGGTTGTTGATCATGACCCTGTTTGTCGCCTGTCTCGCTACCGCCGTGGATACCTCCGCCGGCGAGCGGGAGCGCCTCAGTCTGGAGCCGCTGTTGCTGCAGCCTATGGCGGGCTGGCAGATCATTACCGCCAAAACCATCGCCGTCGCGAGCCTGGGGTGGCTGGGCTCGCTGCTGGCAATTGCCACATTGCTGTTATTGATGCCGGTCATGCCGCTTACCGAGCTGGGTATCCAGCGCGCCACCACGACCGGCGGTGTGATCGCCATGGGCTTGATCATGTTGCCGCTGGCGCTGCTGGTGGCGGTGTTGCAGATTCTGCTGGCGCTGCGCTCCCAGTCGTTCAAGGATGCACAGACCCAGTTGAGCATTTTCCAGATAGCGCCGCTGGTGGTGCTGATGGCGTTGGACATTGCGCAGGTCAAGTTGTCCGACAGTTGGCAGTTGCTGCCGCTCGTGGGGCATCAACAGTGGCTCAAGGGCCTGCTGGTGGGGGGCGAGGTTTCTCCCGTGTGGATGGTCGCCGGGTCTCTGGTTACTCTGGGATTAGTTCTGGCTGCGGTCATGGTGGGCGCACGGGCCCTGCGCCGTGAAGGTTTGTTGTCCGCCAGTTGA
- a CDS encoding ATP-binding cassette domain-containing protein, whose amino-acid sequence MIRVDKICKSFEGQQVLHNLSFEVPDGRITALLGANGAGKTSCLRIVCGLLQADSGRVLVGDADPASDPMAVRRQLGVVGDREGLYERLTVREYLSVFAQMQGLTGAALQEALQAVREELELDALWDRRTKGFSQGERMKVSLARALVHRPRHLILDEPTRGLDVLAVRLLRKTLLRLRAAGTTILFSSHVMPEVAELSDRVLVMAAGQIVGAGTPEQLAAETGCTNLEDSFVALAYGQRPAVAQMQGEPA is encoded by the coding sequence ATGATTCGCGTCGACAAAATCTGCAAATCTTTCGAGGGGCAGCAGGTGCTGCACAACCTGAGTTTTGAAGTGCCGGATGGCCGTATCACCGCTCTGCTCGGCGCCAATGGCGCGGGCAAGACCAGTTGCCTGCGTATCGTCTGTGGATTGCTGCAAGCAGACTCCGGACGTGTGCTGGTGGGCGATGCGGACCCCGCCTCCGATCCCATGGCGGTGCGTCGCCAGCTGGGGGTGGTGGGCGACCGCGAAGGGCTCTACGAGCGGCTCACCGTACGCGAGTACCTGTCGGTATTCGCGCAGATGCAGGGGCTCACCGGCGCGGCGCTGCAGGAGGCACTGCAGGCTGTGCGTGAGGAGCTCGAGCTGGATGCCCTGTGGGACCGGCGCACCAAAGGATTTTCCCAGGGGGAGCGCATGAAGGTCTCCCTGGCTCGGGCGCTGGTACATCGCCCCCGCCACCTGATCCTGGATGAGCCTACCCGCGGCCTGGATGTGCTGGCGGTGCGCCTGCTGCGCAAAACCCTGCTGCGGCTGCGGGCTGCGGGCACCACCATCCTGTTTTCCAGTCACGTGATGCCGGAAGTGGCGGAACTTTCGGACCGGGTACTGGTGATGGCGGCGGGGCAGATCGTGGGCGCGGGGACACCGGAGCAGCTGGCGGCGGAAACCGGCTGCACGAATCTCGAAGACAGTTTTGTGGCGCTGGCCTACGGGCAGCGGCCAGCAGTTGCGCAGATGCAAGGAGAGCCAGCGTGA